The Neochlamydia sp. S13 genome has a segment encoding these proteins:
- a CDS encoding IS1634 family transposase — translation MDDNVLGRTLDKLFEVGVTELFTKIALHTIIMLGIQVKSLHLEATSFHVDGNYESLLEQGEACIRLVQGYSRDHRPDLNQAVLQLITSNEGNIPLYMQAADGNSSDKTAFTQIVGEHLKSFRQAVENRYIVGDSALYTPATLQVFKEEQSLFVKRVPMQIKEAKELIFEVPYDKTVEIAEGYRAFESTSCYAGVEQRWVVIFSQALS, via the coding sequence ATTGATGATAATGTTTTAGGCAGAACGCTGGATAAGTTATTTGAAGTGGGCGTGACTGAGCTTTTTACTAAAATAGCTTTACATACGATCATAATGCTTGGTATCCAAGTAAAAAGTTTGCATTTAGAGGCAACAAGTTTTCATGTAGATGGAAACTATGAGAGCCTATTAGAACAAGGAGAAGCGTGCATTCGTCTAGTACAAGGCTACAGTAGAGACCATAGGCCCGATTTAAACCAAGCTGTCTTGCAACTCATCACCTCTAATGAAGGCAATATCCCTTTATACATGCAAGCTGCTGATGGCAATAGTAGTGATAAAACCGCCTTTACGCAAATTGTTGGCGAACATCTTAAAAGCTTTCGGCAAGCCGTAGAGAATCGTTATATAGTAGGAGACAGTGCTCTTTATACGCCAGCCACCTTGCAAGTTTTTAAAGAAGAACAAAGCTTATTTGTCAAGCGTGTGCCCATGCAAATCAAAGAAGCTAAAGAGCTCATATTTGAAGTGCCTTACGACAAGACGGTAGAGATAGCAGAAGGCTATCGAGCTTTTGAGAGTACCTCTTGCTATGCCGGTGTTGAACAAAGATGGGTAGTTATTTTTAGCCAAGCATTATCTTAA
- a CDS encoding DUF4277 domain-containing protein: MCEEIGLVDLIDQAAGNQAKNKHLTYGQAVKCMILNGLGFVSRRLYMYSEYFEDKPIDHLLGKPELPLSKLMIMF; this comes from the coding sequence ATGTGTGAGGAGATAGGATTAGTTGACCTTATTGATCAAGCAGCAGGTAACCAGGCGAAGAATAAGCATCTAACCTATGGGCAAGCTGTTAAATGCATGATCTTAAACGGATTGGGATTTGTAAGTCGGAGGCTTTACATGTATTCTGAATACTTTGAAGATAAACCCATCGATCATTTATTAGGTAAGCCAGAGTTACCCCTGAGCAAATTGATGATAATGTTTTAG
- a CDS encoding M18 family aminopeptidase yields the protein MSHSLIDDLMLLLDQAPTAWHAVDYIGRSLHAEGFTELEEAQEWELEKGKGYFLKRNGSSICAFITPQESFKKAHLIASHTDSPGFKLKPNPEFRRDNMTMLATEIYGAPLLTSWFNRDLGLAGRVFLAGSNNEIKQALVNIDSHPLIIPQLAIHLDREANERGPYFNKQEHFSALAALDADPQQSYLLKILEDNIKDSFEYILSHDLFLYPLEKAKLIGPEMLSGYRLDSLASVHAGLTALKTSHPQKNILNLAVFWNNEEIGSKTAQGADSPFLLQVLERIAIALKLSREQFLALLPQSLCLSVDLAHALHPNYMEKHDPRHAPLMNKGLVIKYNANQRYASDAQSSASIVHLCEKHVIPYQFFSCRNDIPCGSTIGPLQASQTGITTVDIGSPQLSMHSARELIATQDHLEMCRLLAAFLQS from the coding sequence ATGTCTCATTCGCTTATTGACGATTTAATGCTTTTACTCGATCAAGCTCCTACAGCTTGGCATGCAGTAGATTATATAGGCAGATCTCTCCATGCTGAAGGATTTACTGAACTGGAAGAAGCCCAAGAATGGGAACTAGAAAAAGGCAAAGGCTATTTTCTTAAACGTAATGGGTCTTCAATTTGTGCTTTTATCACTCCTCAAGAATCGTTCAAAAAAGCCCACCTTATTGCCTCACATACAGACAGCCCTGGCTTCAAATTAAAGCCTAACCCTGAATTTCGCCGCGATAATATGACTATGCTTGCTACCGAAATTTATGGAGCGCCTCTTCTCACCTCCTGGTTTAACCGAGACTTAGGCCTAGCGGGAAGGGTCTTTTTAGCTGGCTCTAACAATGAAATTAAACAGGCGTTAGTTAATATTGATAGCCATCCATTAATCATTCCTCAACTTGCTATCCACCTTGACCGTGAAGCTAATGAAAGAGGCCCCTATTTTAACAAACAAGAGCATTTTTCAGCCTTGGCCGCTTTAGATGCAGATCCTCAGCAATCATACCTTTTGAAAATATTGGAAGATAATATAAAAGATTCTTTCGAGTATATCTTGAGCCATGATTTATTCTTATATCCTTTAGAGAAAGCTAAACTTATAGGCCCTGAAATGCTGAGCGGTTATCGCCTAGATAGCTTGGCCAGCGTTCATGCAGGTTTGACAGCCCTTAAAACCAGCCATCCGCAAAAAAATATTCTGAATTTAGCTGTTTTTTGGAACAATGAAGAAATAGGCTCAAAAACAGCCCAGGGAGCTGACTCCCCTTTTCTTTTACAGGTTTTAGAACGTATAGCCATAGCTTTAAAGCTTTCTAGAGAACAATTTTTGGCTCTTTTACCTCAATCTTTATGCTTATCTGTAGATTTAGCCCATGCCTTGCATCCCAATTACATGGAAAAACACGATCCGCGTCATGCTCCTTTAATGAATAAAGGCCTTGTAATTAAATACAATGCAAATCAACGCTATGCCAGCGATGCTCAATCTTCAGCTAGCATCGTCCATTTATGCGAAAAGCATGTCATTCCTTATCAATTCTTTTCATGTCGCAATGATATTCCTTGTGGTTCTACCATTGGTCCCCTCCAAGCTTCTCAAACAGGCATTACAACAGTTGATATAGGCTCACCCCAGCTAAGTATGCACTCTGCTCGTGAGCTTATTGCTACCCAGGATCATCTAGAAATGTGTCGCTTGCTAGCAGCTTTTTTGCAAAGTTAA
- the serS gene encoding serine--tRNA ligase, giving the protein MLDIKLLRKDAKGIEAKLKTKDPSINLTIVMDLDTQLRTLKTQLEALKATRNEFSQKIGEMRRFNQDASEMVKEVASMADEIHSLEHQCQQVEYSFNYEISKLPNVPMEDIKISADPKENVIFKEVGNKRDFDFAFKNHVELNEKLKLFDFERGAKISGSGWPVYRGLGARLEWALIQYMLSVQIKNGFEQWIPPLLVRKEIAYGSGQLPKFENQQFKIHDEDYNLYLIPTAEVPLNGLHAQEILNPEELPLKYTAYTPCFRREAGAAGSNERGLIRVHQFNKVEMFCFCSPEQSSLLFEEMLNNAEEILQGLELHYRMALLVTGDMSYASARTVDIEAWLPGQNRYYEVSSVSNCTDFQARRSNIRFRREKEGKPEFVHTLNGSGLATSRLMVSLLENNQNADGSVTIPKVLQSYLGVEKLVPH; this is encoded by the coding sequence ATGCTGGACATTAAGCTACTACGCAAAGATGCTAAAGGAATAGAAGCAAAACTAAAAACAAAAGATCCTAGCATCAATTTAACTATTGTGATGGATCTGGATACGCAATTGCGTACTCTAAAAACACAATTAGAGGCTTTAAAGGCCACACGCAATGAATTTTCTCAAAAAATTGGAGAGATGCGTCGCTTCAACCAAGATGCCAGTGAAATGGTTAAAGAAGTGGCTTCAATGGCTGATGAGATCCATTCGCTTGAGCATCAATGCCAGCAAGTAGAATATTCTTTTAATTACGAAATTTCTAAACTTCCTAACGTTCCCATGGAGGACATTAAGATTTCTGCTGATCCTAAGGAGAATGTTATCTTTAAAGAGGTGGGAAATAAAAGAGATTTTGATTTTGCTTTCAAAAATCATGTCGAACTTAATGAAAAATTAAAGTTATTTGATTTTGAACGCGGCGCCAAAATCTCTGGCTCCGGATGGCCTGTGTATCGAGGCTTAGGAGCACGTTTAGAGTGGGCACTTATTCAATATATGCTTAGTGTTCAAATCAAAAATGGTTTTGAACAATGGATACCCCCTCTTTTGGTAAGAAAGGAAATTGCGTATGGATCCGGGCAACTGCCTAAGTTTGAAAATCAACAATTTAAAATTCATGATGAAGATTATAATCTTTATTTGATACCTACCGCAGAAGTCCCTTTAAATGGACTTCATGCTCAAGAAATTTTAAATCCAGAAGAGCTTCCTCTGAAATATACTGCTTACACGCCATGCTTTCGCCGAGAGGCCGGAGCTGCAGGCTCTAACGAGAGAGGCTTAATTCGCGTCCATCAATTCAACAAAGTAGAAATGTTTTGCTTTTGCTCCCCTGAGCAAAGTTCTCTTCTTTTTGAAGAAATGTTAAATAACGCAGAAGAAATTTTGCAAGGACTAGAACTTCACTATCGCATGGCCTTGCTAGTAACAGGAGACATGTCCTATGCTTCGGCTCGTACTGTGGATATTGAAGCTTGGCTGCCAGGACAGAATCGGTATTATGAGGTCTCTTCTGTCTCCAATTGCACGGATTTTCAGGCCAGACGTTCAAATATCCGCTTTCGCCGGGAAAAAGAAGGAAAACCTGAATTTGTTCATACACTCAACGGTTCTGGCTTAGCTACCTCACGTTTAATGGTTTCTTTGCTTGAAAACAATCAAAATGCGGATGGCTCCGTTACTATCCCTAAAGTATTGCAAAGCTATCTAGGAGTAGAAAAGTTAGTCCCTCATTAA
- a CDS encoding insulinase family protein, translating into MGSLLGFPLLPALENKGYTLIEDKALLKVKTPTFSQTQVLKIKLNNGLQAVLISDPQTNQSSATLVVGAGSWQDPDPYPGLAHFVEHMLFLGTKKYPNESEFQRFITEHGGFSNAFTANDHTAYMFSIDNEAFPQALDRFASFFKEPLFNVSGIVRELNAIDQEYAKNYENDDVREVMVMKHIQNPRHPNYRFNIGNSTTLKAASQEILKAWYNEYYSSNIMRLLLVSNLPLEEMTRLTVDEFGDISDKHKDCYVPPMDLNNPDMEAKLFYITPIQNIRKLTLVWDLPQEFAEMKDTYPDRLICQVLGHEGKESLLAQLKREKLAENLGCSTFNLGEKNLVLFVQMDLTDKGVQSIDRIILRCFQTLALMKEKPFPRYIYDEVRQINLLNYEYQQREEVFTAAMKNADLLVRENIATYPEQTKVIQKFSQADVQNLLDYLTPSNCRFLIQAPSSLTGVESTHQEEWLQVAYAMKAIEPFKMQEWASATPIAEITLPPPNPFLPKSLDLLHALPSKETHLSPLPHPHLIEDSEHGTIYYAKDQHFLIPQLYLNFNIRTPAIDIGDANKIVMGDIYIKAVEENLSKFSYAATVAGLNFSVARTEYGLAFKITGYNDHAFLLFEEILKQLKDLKLSEQTFKIIKQSLLRRYQNFNKRAPLKRAKELFQQTIYKKYAAVDQKISAIRKLSFAKFQEDVQSLFRQSFVEGLIYGNVTENQAKEYADNLIKTLDSAPYPKQMHKHAEIIDLSSAEGPFLLEMKIPVQGSATLLAIENSSFTLKERAAQQILMKAMKEPFFAELRTRQQTGYLISSAAEEIERKLFLAFVVQSNTHDSRDLLARFELFIESFLQGIEKNYLTPKNFEIIKNSLLEELEKPPHNMESLGALLHSLAFKYEGRFDWIDKRIQALRTLTHGELLSFAHACIGKDNKRRLGLLIKGHMDKAKGLYYTLINTPEQLKQRSTFSSSEEKEENESNRF; encoded by the coding sequence ATGGGCTCTTTATTGGGTTTCCCCCTTTTACCAGCGCTGGAAAATAAGGGCTATACCTTGATTGAAGATAAAGCTTTACTGAAGGTCAAAACTCCTACCTTTTCTCAAACACAAGTACTTAAAATCAAACTTAACAATGGACTACAAGCCGTTTTGATTTCCGATCCTCAAACAAATCAATCCTCTGCAACTCTGGTTGTAGGAGCAGGTAGTTGGCAAGATCCCGACCCATATCCTGGCCTTGCTCATTTTGTGGAACATATGCTTTTTCTAGGGACAAAGAAGTATCCCAACGAATCAGAATTTCAACGTTTTATTACAGAACATGGCGGATTTTCTAATGCTTTTACTGCTAATGATCACACCGCTTATATGTTTTCCATCGATAATGAAGCTTTTCCTCAAGCGCTAGATCGCTTTGCCAGCTTTTTTAAAGAGCCTTTATTTAACGTGTCAGGGATTGTGCGAGAATTGAACGCTATTGATCAGGAATATGCTAAAAACTATGAAAACGATGACGTTCGCGAGGTGATGGTCATGAAGCATATACAGAATCCTCGACATCCTAATTACCGTTTTAACATAGGAAATTCCACTACTTTAAAAGCCGCTTCGCAAGAGATCTTAAAAGCATGGTATAACGAGTATTATAGCTCTAATATTATGCGTTTATTACTTGTATCTAACTTACCTTTAGAAGAAATGACACGGTTAACGGTTGATGAATTTGGTGATATCTCTGATAAACATAAGGATTGTTATGTTCCTCCTATGGATCTAAACAATCCTGACATGGAAGCTAAACTTTTTTATATCACCCCTATCCAAAATATACGCAAATTGACGTTAGTGTGGGATTTACCCCAAGAATTTGCTGAAATGAAAGATACCTACCCTGATCGTTTGATTTGCCAGGTATTAGGACATGAAGGTAAGGAGAGCTTATTAGCGCAATTGAAACGTGAAAAATTAGCAGAAAATTTAGGATGCAGCACTTTTAATCTAGGAGAAAAAAATTTAGTTTTGTTTGTGCAAATGGATCTTACCGATAAAGGAGTTCAATCTATTGATCGTATAATCTTACGTTGTTTTCAAACTCTAGCGCTGATGAAAGAAAAGCCTTTTCCTCGTTATATCTATGATGAGGTTAGACAAATTAACTTACTCAACTATGAATATCAACAACGAGAGGAGGTGTTTACAGCGGCTATGAAAAATGCCGACCTTTTAGTTAGAGAAAATATAGCCACTTATCCTGAGCAAACTAAAGTGATTCAAAAATTTAGCCAGGCAGATGTACAGAATTTATTGGACTATTTAACTCCCTCCAACTGTCGTTTTTTGATTCAAGCACCCTCTTCCTTGACCGGAGTAGAATCTACCCATCAAGAAGAGTGGCTACAGGTGGCTTATGCAATGAAAGCTATAGAGCCTTTTAAAATGCAAGAATGGGCATCTGCTACCCCTATTGCTGAGATTACTTTGCCTCCTCCCAATCCTTTTTTACCTAAATCTTTGGATTTGCTTCATGCCTTACCTAGCAAGGAGACACACCTTTCCCCTCTGCCTCACCCTCACCTCATTGAAGACTCAGAACATGGTACGATTTACTATGCAAAAGATCAGCATTTCCTCATTCCTCAACTTTATTTGAATTTTAATATTAGAACTCCTGCGATAGATATAGGGGATGCTAATAAAATTGTGATGGGCGATATCTACATTAAAGCAGTGGAAGAAAATCTTAGCAAATTTAGCTATGCGGCCACTGTGGCAGGTTTAAATTTTAGTGTGGCACGTACCGAGTATGGGCTAGCTTTCAAAATCACCGGTTATAATGACCATGCTTTTCTTTTATTTGAAGAAATTCTTAAACAGCTAAAAGATCTAAAGCTTTCAGAACAAACGTTTAAGATAATTAAACAATCACTGCTAAGGCGTTATCAAAACTTTAATAAGAGAGCCCCTTTAAAAAGAGCTAAAGAGCTCTTTCAACAAACGATCTATAAAAAATATGCCGCAGTGGATCAGAAAATAAGCGCAATACGTAAACTTTCCTTTGCTAAGTTCCAGGAAGATGTCCAGTCGTTATTTAGGCAGTCTTTTGTCGAAGGATTGATTTATGGAAACGTCACTGAAAATCAGGCTAAAGAATATGCAGATAACTTAATCAAAACTTTAGATAGCGCTCCTTATCCAAAGCAAATGCACAAACACGCTGAAATCATTGATTTATCTTCAGCTGAAGGCCCTTTTCTCTTGGAAATGAAAATTCCCGTCCAAGGCAGTGCCACTTTATTAGCTATCGAAAATTCTAGCTTTACACTTAAAGAACGTGCTGCTCAGCAGATATTGATGAAAGCGATGAAGGAGCCCTTTTTTGCTGAGTTACGCACTCGGCAGCAGACAGGTTATCTTATTTCTAGCGCAGCCGAAGAAATTGAACGTAAACTATTTCTAGCATTTGTTGTACAATCTAATACTCATGATTCTCGTGATCTTTTAGCGCGCTTTGAACTGTTTATTGAAAGCTTTTTGCAGGGAATTGAAAAAAACTATTTGACTCCCAAAAATTTTGAAATAATTAAAAATTCTCTTTTAGAAGAGCTGGAGAAACCTCCCCATAATATGGAATCCTTGGGAGCTCTTTTACATAGCTTAGCCTTCAAGTATGAGGGACGTTTTGATTGGATAGATAAACGAATTCAAGCGCTTAGAACACTCACGCATGGTGAGTTGCTAAGCTTTGCGCATGCCTGTATAGGCAAAGACAATAAACGCCGTCTAGGCTTGCTTATAAAAGGGCATATGGATAAAGCCAAGGGGCTTTATTACACTCTGATCAATACGCCTGAGCAACTTAAGCAAAGAAGTACATTTTCTTCTAGTGAGGAAAAAGAAGAAAATGAGAGCAATAGGTTTTAA
- a CDS encoding F-box/WD40 repeat-containing protein, producing the protein MVNKVSSFPYQIEKENLIHEEHPFRSDIPSEIWIKIFLSLSVRDLVTCQQVCRGWHQLATDPFLWHSFVCQKFPSLPHLSQGKYTQDMYITQVVISTNIKEKRWSQTFELDYEEGEGKATFSPDGQWIVTCSQDHVACVWNALTGKPLLTLSGHTAHINSVAFASDGNSIITSSNDSTARVWGWEVDRWICKYILEGHLKSIVCAAFSPDGKWIATGSSDSDVRLWDAETGEYKHTLNAGNESAIKKLAFSPEGPWIIMESCNNTVQLFDFQTQKCLFFSQSTTFYSWAFFLDTKMIILSQGKFMVWYELSKAMRLIYTATQYKDPPLCAAFSPHESLLAIGFEKGIVRLWNLYSMEECLSDSVRENAGIKKIVFSPNGQWMVTGSLTHCDLWEVQTWEHLYSIPLPYHNELSFSPHGGQLIIGKVVINFYPANKQLIISHPVSDK; encoded by the coding sequence ATGGTTAATAAAGTTTCTTCATTTCCTTATCAAATTGAAAAGGAAAATCTAATTCATGAGGAACACCCCTTTCGTTCTGATATCCCCTCAGAAATATGGATAAAAATTTTCCTCAGCCTATCGGTTAGAGACTTAGTTACCTGCCAACAGGTATGCAGAGGGTGGCATCAATTAGCTACCGACCCTTTCTTATGGCATTCTTTTGTTTGTCAAAAGTTTCCTTCTTTACCTCATTTGAGCCAAGGAAAATATACTCAAGATATGTACATCACCCAAGTTGTTATCTCAACAAATATTAAAGAAAAGCGGTGGTCGCAAACATTTGAGCTAGACTATGAAGAAGGCGAGGGTAAGGCAACATTTTCTCCTGATGGTCAATGGATTGTTACCTGCTCGCAAGACCACGTAGCTTGCGTGTGGAATGCTCTTACGGGTAAACCTCTACTCACCTTGTCGGGACATACAGCGCACATTAACAGTGTAGCGTTTGCATCGGATGGAAACTCGATAATCACAAGTTCTAATGACAGTACCGCTCGCGTCTGGGGTTGGGAGGTAGACAGATGGATATGTAAATACATATTAGAAGGCCATCTTAAATCGATTGTATGTGCTGCTTTTTCTCCGGACGGAAAATGGATTGCTACAGGGTCTTCTGATAGTGATGTTCGACTATGGGATGCCGAAACTGGGGAATACAAGCATACTTTAAATGCTGGAAATGAGTCTGCCATCAAAAAATTAGCTTTTTCTCCTGAAGGCCCATGGATTATCATGGAATCTTGCAATAATACCGTGCAGCTATTTGACTTCCAAACACAAAAATGTTTATTTTTTTCTCAGTCTACTACGTTCTATAGCTGGGCTTTTTTCTTGGATACAAAGATGATAATCTTGTCCCAAGGTAAATTTATGGTTTGGTATGAACTTTCTAAGGCTATGCGACTTATATATACAGCGACGCAATATAAAGACCCTCCTCTATGTGCAGCCTTTTCCCCTCACGAATCTTTGCTTGCTATTGGATTTGAAAAAGGCATTGTTCGCCTTTGGAACTTATATTCAATGGAAGAATGCCTATCGGACTCAGTAAGGGAAAACGCTGGCATCAAAAAAATAGTTTTTTCTCCAAACGGACAATGGATGGTTACAGGCTCTTTGACCCATTGTGATCTATGGGAGGTACAGACATGGGAGCATTTATATTCTATACCTCTACCTTATCATAATGAGCTAAGTTTTTCTCCTCATGGTGGTCAATTAATTATAGGCAAGGTAGTTATCAATTTTTATCCAGCGAACAAGCAATTAATAATTAGCCATCCAGTCTCAGACAAATGA
- a CDS encoding 1-acyl-sn-glycerol-3-phosphate acyltransferase: protein MKLLKSLKSEEALNSKQYEILEGFYLSFTQAVTENNKPMSAYEPIITQYLQFVIQENQQPYAFEPYHRAIRTPYDYYRLGLEMMRPLIAFAYSKIHHARYIEEIETHLANQENVILLANHQIEPDPQVICLMLEKDHTRLAEEMIFVAGHRVITDPLAIPFSKGCNLLCIFSKKHVENPPEKKQEKLLYNQRVMHQMSQLLAEGGKCIYVAPSGGRDRANINTGQVEIAPFDAHSIEMFWLMAQHSGKKAHFYPLSLSTYDLLPPPQSVEKELGERRQAKCAPVHLSFGQEIDMINFPGSQHLDKKTRRIARAQYIWELVIQQYCLTRSCASFSSPQQ from the coding sequence ATGAAACTATTGAAGAGCCTAAAAAGTGAGGAAGCCCTTAACTCCAAACAATATGAAATTCTTGAAGGCTTTTACCTAAGTTTTACTCAAGCTGTCACTGAAAATAATAAGCCTATGTCAGCTTATGAACCTATTATCACCCAATATCTACAATTTGTCATTCAGGAAAACCAACAACCTTATGCATTTGAGCCTTATCATCGTGCCATTCGCACTCCCTATGACTACTACCGTCTGGGATTAGAAATGATGCGCCCTCTTATTGCTTTTGCTTATTCTAAAATCCACCACGCTCGATATATTGAAGAAATTGAAACGCATTTAGCTAATCAAGAAAATGTTATATTATTAGCTAATCACCAAATTGAACCTGATCCTCAAGTTATTTGTCTAATGCTAGAAAAAGACCATACTCGTTTAGCGGAGGAAATGATTTTTGTAGCGGGACATCGAGTCATTACTGATCCTCTAGCCATTCCGTTTAGTAAAGGATGTAATTTATTATGTATTTTTTCTAAAAAACATGTAGAAAATCCTCCCGAAAAGAAACAAGAAAAGCTTCTTTATAATCAACGTGTCATGCATCAAATGAGCCAACTGCTTGCTGAAGGCGGCAAATGCATTTATGTCGCCCCCAGTGGCGGCAGGGACCGTGCCAATATAAATACCGGCCAAGTAGAAATAGCTCCTTTTGATGCTCATAGTATTGAGATGTTTTGGTTAATGGCTCAGCATTCTGGGAAAAAAGCCCATTTTTATCCTTTAAGCTTGTCCACATACGATTTATTACCGCCTCCTCAAAGTGTCGAGAAAGAATTAGGAGAAAGGCGCCAGGCAAAATGCGCTCCAGTACATTTATCTTTTGGACAGGAAATAGATATGATTAATTTTCCTGGGAGCCAACACTTAGATAAAAAAACTAGGCGCATAGCTCGTGCTCAATACATCTGGGAGCTTGTTATACAGCAGTACTGTCTTACCAGAAGCTGTGCATCCTTTTCCAGCCCCCAACAATAA
- a CDS encoding Rne/Rng family ribonuclease — translation MDEILLNIESKEIRYAHLRHGQLHDLIVERKKERQLTGNIYRGQVTNILHNIQSAFIDINEGENGFIHISDIIENTKKFEQVYEMDFDLDYDIKTLDDKQQQNLDIEQVMKIDQDVLVQVVKEPIGSKGARLTSNISIAGRYLVLLPNSIHRGVSRKIEDRNVRERLKKLIRAFEMPKDMGLICRTASAIATPEMLIEEANDLLNTWNNIMENFKKSSEPTLLFAESDIIKRAVIHAVDKRYERILVDDYNVYQTCKRLYSRYANEHALCIEYYRDKVPMFERFNVEREIEKTLRRKIWLPSGGYLYFDRTEAMHTIDVNSGRSSSNKTDVEESLVRINLEATEEIARQLRLRNVGGLVICDFIDMRLRKNQRRVLERLKEFMKEDSAKCTILGMSEFGLVEMTRQRNRGSLHQTIFCSCPYCGGSGLVKTHESISIEIERALKKVIGCHQQFALKLIIHPELEKYLKVIDQQYLFKLAEELNAHLQIATDDNMHINDYHFLSTINNKKIDV, via the coding sequence ATGGACGAAATCCTTTTAAATATTGAATCCAAAGAAATCCGCTATGCTCATCTGCGCCATGGCCAACTACATGACTTAATCGTAGAAAGAAAAAAAGAAAGACAGTTAACGGGCAACATCTACCGGGGCCAAGTTACTAATATTCTTCATAACATTCAATCTGCTTTTATTGATATTAATGAAGGAGAAAATGGTTTTATTCACATCTCTGACATCATTGAAAACACGAAAAAATTCGAGCAAGTTTATGAGATGGATTTTGATCTAGATTATGACATCAAAACTCTAGATGATAAGCAGCAGCAAAATTTAGATATCGAGCAGGTCATGAAAATTGACCAGGATGTTCTAGTACAAGTGGTCAAAGAGCCTATTGGTTCAAAAGGTGCACGTTTAACCTCTAACATTTCCATCGCCGGGCGCTATTTAGTCCTGCTTCCCAACTCCATTCACCGGGGTGTTTCTCGTAAAATTGAGGATCGCAATGTGCGTGAAAGATTAAAAAAGTTAATTCGCGCTTTTGAAATGCCCAAAGATATGGGCTTAATCTGTCGAACGGCTAGCGCGATTGCCACTCCTGAGATGTTGATTGAAGAAGCTAATGATTTGCTCAACACCTGGAATAATATCATGGAGAATTTCAAGAAATCCAGTGAACCCACTCTTCTATTTGCTGAATCCGATATTATCAAGCGTGCAGTGATCCATGCGGTCGATAAACGTTATGAAAGAATATTGGTAGATGACTATAACGTTTATCAAACATGCAAGCGCTTATACAGCCGCTACGCCAATGAGCATGCTTTATGCATCGAATATTATCGAGATAAAGTTCCTATGTTTGAACGCTTTAATGTAGAGAGGGAAATAGAAAAAACTTTACGCCGTAAAATTTGGCTACCTAGCGGTGGTTACCTCTATTTTGATCGTACTGAAGCCATGCATACGATCGATGTCAATTCTGGGAGAAGTTCTAGTAACAAGACAGACGTAGAAGAATCGTTAGTAAGGATTAACTTAGAAGCTACGGAAGAAATTGCGCGGCAATTACGTTTGCGCAACGTGGGAGGGTTAGTCATTTGCGATTTTATCGATATGCGTTTACGTAAAAATCAACGCCGAGTTTTAGAACGCCTCAAAGAATTTATGAAAGAGGATTCGGCAAAATGCACAATTTTAGGAATGAGCGAATTTGGCTTAGTTGAAATGACACGCCAACGTAATCGAGGTTCTCTACACCAGACTATTTTCTGCAGCTGTCCTTATTGCGGAGGCAGTGGCCTTGTTAAAACGCACGAAAGCATCTCTATCGAGATTGAAAGGGCCCTTAAAAAAGTAATTGGATGCCATCAGCAGTTTGCTTTAAAACTGATCATTCATCCTGAACTAGAAAAATACTTAAAAGTTATTGACCAACAGTATTTATTTAAGCTGGCCGAAGAATTAAATGCGCACCTTCAAATTGCTACTGATGACAATATGCACATCAATGATTATCATTTCCTATCCACGATAAATAATAAAAAAATAGATGTCTGA
- a CDS encoding DUF177 domain-containing protein, whose protein sequence is MNEAFKIYVEQLRDGHAEAIVEKLGPEFLDIHEKELSFVDPVVVEGEAYLAENDLVLHFDIQTFATLPCVICNEAVKTPIKLENFYHTVPAEEIKSGIYNFQEMLRENILLTAPFFAECNNGQCPYRGELNKFFRDSDSPDGNSEDEGYRPFAHL, encoded by the coding sequence ATGAACGAAGCATTTAAAATATATGTTGAACAACTTAGAGATGGCCATGCAGAAGCTATTGTTGAAAAGCTTGGCCCTGAGTTTTTAGATATTCATGAAAAAGAGTTAAGCTTTGTTGACCCAGTGGTCGTAGAAGGGGAAGCTTATTTAGCAGAAAACGATTTGGTCTTACATTTTGACATTCAAACGTTTGCCACTCTCCCGTGTGTGATCTGCAATGAAGCGGTAAAAACACCGATAAAATTAGAAAATTTTTATCATACCGTGCCGGCAGAAGAAATAAAATCGGGAATTTACAACTTTCAGGAGATGCTAAGAGAAAACATTTTGCTGACCGCTCCTTTTTTTGCGGAATGCAATAACGGCCAATGCCCTTATCGGGGCGAGCTTAATAAATTTTTTCGAGATAGCGATTCTCCCGACGGTAATTCAGAAGATGAAGGGTACCGTCCCTTTGCCCACTTATAA